taaaatattaatataaaatatctattaaaattaagttaaccaacattatataatagtttattttaATAGACTTGACATGATTGTTTATTAAATCATTCTCATTCGTTAGTTAGTTtgtatttatgttattttttaaccGAAAAAATTATTCAAATGGATAACAAAAATTGGCTAGTTTTAATTTGAGAAGCGAAACTAGAAAATGCAATCAATAAAATCATTTATCCATATTACATGCATTTATGATTACGATTAAATTGTTAATTAACAAAAGTTGATGATAACGTGGCAGTTACAGTAGACATACCTTCTTCGGGTTTGGTGCTGTTCAgcatcacaagagcttgatgaAGTTGAAGCAACAGGATGCGGAGCAGGATCATTAGGAAGCTGAACATTATCATAGCTAGGTAGAATCTCTTCATCCATGAATATTGGCACTACATACTGCACAACACGATCATACCTAATTTTTCCATAACCCTCATCTCCCCAATTAGCACCAAAACTATTCTGGAACATCCAAGTTCTTTTCCTATCCTCAAACCCAACCAAACACACATTATGGAACCCTAGATCTGCGGTGCTTCTATCACGTTCATAAGGCATCGCAACGGAACGTGAATAAAAATCTTGGTTGATAGGAAACGTAACTAACACGCCGCAATGCTCCTGGATGTAGCTCTTCACTTCGTCGATTTTAGTAGTTGGGATTCTTCTGATGCCTTTGATTTTGAACCGGCCGGTCCACTCGGAGCCGGGTATTTCATCTCCGGTTGGGGATAAAGGTCGGGATCTGACTCCCACTGTGCCCATGTACTGGAGGGCCCAGAATACGTCGTCGAAATCTTTGACCGATTTGACCAGATCGTCGACGTCGAGTTCGACCAAGTTCCGTTGGTTTTCTGGTTTATGGATGATCTCTTCGACGCGTAGGCGGCTCTCGCAGGCGGCTATGAAAGCGTAGCACATGCTTGctgtttaatttcaaaataaacaaGTGGGTAATGTAGGTATATAGAGAGAATTGGAATTAAATAGTGTCGTTACTTGTTAGTAGTGTGAATAAATGAAATGACTTACGATTCCGTCCGCAACTGCACGGATAGCTCGTACGATCCATGGGGAATGACGGAATGTGTTGATGGGAaccaagacgaagaagaagaagagagagagagtggtattCGATGGGAGTTGGAGTGGAGAATGGCGTGATATTAAGAGACGGTTGGCATGTGCATCTTAGTCTAAGAGTCAAGACTCATTCGCATACGCGGCCATGCCAATATTATGTACGGAATGAAAGTTTAATTAGGAATAGGTGAAAACTCACCTGTAGTCGACTGCAGGTGAAGTTGTTTCTGGATCGTTACACGTATTACTGTATAGTTTAAAAAAAtcgatttattttatacaaatggtttttttttaaaattggtttgaATAAATCAAATAactacttttaaaataatttaaattttttctgcGTGTTATTCCTAAATTCCTAACAGATGAATTTgatatgttcttcttcttcattcatattgaccaatttttctttaaatttatctgaaaattttttttatttaatttttgttaaatatatgtatacaaattgtttgaaaaagtaaaatttagtattctgaaaaagaaacaaaattcacgGTTTTTTTTATAGAAATGGCATAAGTGATatcatctttcttttttttgtctcCGTTTCTATTTTCTTGatgagttttgttttgttttcataaCTTACATTTTCAGTTGCTTTTAAATTAAGCTGTAAAAATATGTTCAATTGCAAATTTAtcgttaaattaaattttatggtaatcaatcaattaacttttattttactaataaactattttcatgcaaattattgttaatttttcaatattattctataaataaattatttttttaagataataagacTATAATTTACTTGTCTAGAAATTATGATTTCACTGTCATACacgtttttgtgtttttacttatcaactagaatttattttttaataaaattagaatttattttcaataaaacaaaagtatctaatcaaaatattaatttggtctccttaaataattgaacataatattattaattttgtctacaacaaaaatttttaataaattttttcaaaataaaattgattcaaaaatagagaaaaaaaataacaactaatgaaaatatttattttgacattGCCATCAAGAATAGGATAGCCAtagaaaaaattcaaccaaataaAAAGGACCTAACTCATACAATTAAACTACCATCATATCATCACAATAAATTATAACATCACCAACTAAAGAGACATATAACAAATATGAAAGAGATCATGCCAAAATTTCAACAATGCTCATGCTATCAACTAGTCTACGTTATACCATAATTACATTTTTGTCTTCCATCACATGAAATTGCCATGAATTATCTTGGCATTTATGATCCTGAACATCAAAATGGTGTGATGACATAAATATGTACGTATTtattaaatcatttttatcattcaCAGAGGaatgaataaaaacataaattaagaaatgcatttgaaataataaatttgattaagaaatataaataaaaggaacataccTAATTGAAAGTTTCATATTAGTTCTGAAAAAGGGATTGAAAGAGAACGAATTTTACGTGCGAAACgaagaagaagggaataaaaGTAACTACTTGGTCCAATTCAaaccgatttttttaaataaattatttatataaaataaaccgATTTTTTTAAACCATATAATAACACATGTCAGCCATCCAGAAGCAACTTCACCTGCAGTCGACTGCAGGTgagtttcatttttattttatgaaaaaatatcagGGATTATCCATTTTTAATCAGTTAAAAAAATACTACGTATACATTTTAAATAAGAGCAATGCTAAGGGCCAGCAACATTTGTGATTGGTAActatcaactagccatcaataatTAATGTGAGATTACTGTCCTTAGACTTTCTctaataattatcaaaattagtAACAATATATTTGTGtctaaatatatatgttatttaatttttttaatatttattttatatattttttatattattgattGATTTGaatgtatatttaatattattgtattagttaatattttatttttaaaaatttataaagactaatataatttattgttttttatcaataattttaattatcaatttaatttttttagtctaataattaattaaataaaaaagaataaaaaaacacATATACTAAACAATatcaacaacaaattaaaagagaatataaaattaattttaaaataaaacttttaattaattaaatattattatattttaaaatttaaaaatttaaaattaacatttcTAAATACATTTACGCTATGTACAGTTCCTACCATTCCACTGTGAGAAAGTATAGGGAATCAATGACCTAagcgtataatgtgtacaatgaagatttagaaagtattagagatatgattattagtgttacattatcCTATTAAGTTATGCTTTTGGGATTTCAgaacatggtattagagtttcaGATCTGGAAGGTTAAGAGTTCGAACTTTGGTGAACCCAAAATTAGCTTTTTtataacatgagatgtttattatccttagTATTCGGATGAATTGTACGTttaggccattggctccctaACACTACTCTTCCACTGTAAGTCTGTAATAACATTTTTGACCTCCGTCATGCAGCCTCCACAATGCCCCGCCGATCCATATCTACATTTCGCGTCATCGTCGAGACAATTTTGACGCGAGATGCTTGTCCATTCGAAGGTGTCACTGTCCCGCCATACCCGTGCAGCGGCAACCATTGCTGTTTCATGATTCCACTCCCGTACTCTTATTATTCAAGAATAgattataatttgaaatttaagatGGTCGTCCTAGAAAAAGTGAACTgagtttttctaaaataaaaaattttaataaacaaaaatattatttacatattaaaattaattattaaaattaattattatatatttatatataaatatatatttttttaatttatttttaatatatattttatattttaatatttttatcttagtatttaattttagtgattatattaatattaatatacacCCCGTATTTAATAAAATGATAATATAAAGATTTATTAATCACTCCTTACCAAAATAATAAAACTTACgtatgataaaaatataaattaaatgataattaatCTCTTCACATCACTTGACACCATCCAATTAATACatggaagagaagagaaaagacaATTAAAAGAAGACGATAAACTAGGACAATGTAACGAAGGACAAGATATTGAGCCGTACACAGTATCGCAGGGTGAGAAGTTAAAATCTTTTATACACAGATTTTACACAAAAAAAATGCTGAAACATAAAAGTAACCTGTGGTTGGTACATGTCCTACACTCCAACTTTGGTGAATAAAACCAATAGAGACCTCTCACTCCCAGCTGTGTCCTGCAACTTTGACCTGCTTTGCCAGCTTTAACGAATCGTATACTATATATATCCGAATGCGATACGTGTATATATTATCATTGTTATGTAATAAGTACGTATAAAGGGCGAAGATATATTAAATCTGTAAAATACTATTTTGGTGTATAAAATTTTGGtcgaattttaatttaatttttaaaattttaaatattttatttttattttaaaaaattttaaataagtttaatatattattctattattaaatTGATATGAATAATTAACGGAGTGAATATCCTAAATTATTAGTTAAgtcataaatttatattttttatttttatatgttaaaaatatacataaaatattattataatatttatttttgtttttttataaaatctgaaatcctaacaattaataattaatttttttaaaatcaaaagaaaagctTTTTGCATTGCTGATTGTTAGTGAATTGATTTTATTTAcgtaatgaaataaaaaattattagttttatAATATACTAATTGTTGATATCAAATTTAACAACAGAATAACATTAaactcatttaaaattttttgacattaaaataagacattaaaatatTAACGATTCAATTAGAATTTGTCCAAAAGTTTAGAACTAAAATAATCCTCCACtctatatttatatttgtaaacCTAAATCGGTGTTTGATTAAGTAAAACTAGTTTAAATATAAGGGTAGAGAATATgagaagtataaaataaaaaaaatccacagatcaatttattattattgtagatAGAGATGAATGTAAGCGTATTATTGTGAAGACGAGCGGTCTATTACAatatgaacttttttttttttgaggaatatatagtaataatatttatttgtttttattaaattattgaatttaattttataatatttttatttaatttttagtacttaatagttaatttaagaattttatattaaatatctattagaatgattaatttttaatttaaataaaattatgttttttttagaaATGGactcaaaaaattattatttatttttttatattagttttaattttttctgtAACAActacattaattaaaaaaaatttcaattatgAATATCAATATATAAGAGTTGGCTTCTAATTGTATGagaagtaaatttttaaataattgtttattaatatatataaaagaaaaatattttaattgtattattaaaaaaaagattactcaatttttttaaaatataaaatctaaataataaattataaattatatgttattatttaaattactattttagtgttttaatttataaattagatattttaaaaattaattatatttataataacagaatataattataacaataatcatGTTATAAACTACAtatcaaaatacaaaatatatattaaaaataagttaaataatatatatttatgtataaatacataataattaatgaataatttaataattaatttttatatacatataatatttttattaataaaattattattatattatatattttactttCACTGCCAGACATCTATTTCAGATTTTCAGTGTTCAAATACCTTCTttctataaattttatttgttcgGAGTATACTCGTAAATAATCACAATCTCGAGTATAATTACAATGAAATTTATTCATGACAAACAAGCATGAAAAATATGgatcaataaattatttttaataaataaattttattaatttatatatataaattttaaaaaatacaaatacaaatacaaattatattaattcatatatataaattttgataaatataaatataagttatatatttttaaattttaatatttactaACCATGtagcattgttattatttttaaccaTATAAGAAAAAGTAATCAGCCATTAATTTAGATATAGGTGACATAAGAAGTAGGTCGCATTATGCGTATTTGATAACTTGAACGTACACATTTTAATGCTTTACCTGGATATTTTTTTCCGTTTGTTTTTTGGGAGATGAATAAATACTTGAAAATGGTTGATccgtaaatttttctttttgtaatgaaACAGGGCCGAAGCCCAAACTACAGATCAAGCATATTCCCGGAGAACCGACTTCTCTGTGTGTTACTTGGGCGTGTTGAACCCAACCCGAGTCTGTGTGTTTGGGCCACGACCAAAAACAAAACTAGAAAGCTAAGTAATTTTGATTTTTatacaaactatatatatatatggagatGTTAGAATCAAAGTTATTTTGGTTTATTATGGTATTACATAGATTTAGCAATTTGATGGGTAGAAAGAAGTTACATAGGTTATGGTATTGGGATTAATCctaagtatataatatatataagacGATTAGCAATAGGTCAAGCGTGAGTCAAAGGTTCTTCCATTGATGTGTCGGCGAGGTGTACCAATTTCACAAGCGTTGACTCTTGAAGCAAACCGTAGTGAGCATAGCGACTCCCCCGTTGAACTCTGGTCTGGAGATATGTTCACAAACATCAATGTCTTTGAGTCTCCACCTAGACATGGCTGTCACATTCATTGTATTCAAATATGTTATTCATGAATTTGGTATTCACCATCAAGAACACAAGATAAAACTAGAAAAGTACCTGAAGTAGATATGTAAGCTTTGAGTTCCTGAATGGAATATGGTCATCCTTCTTGGCCAAGGCAAATATAACATCACTTAATGATGATAGACTCTTATTGATTGCCTAATTACAAttgaaacagaaaaattacaattacaatcatttgaaacaaatagataaataaaggtggaaactcaggtacagtcggcttcacgtgaagtcgatatCTAACGACTCTGAGGTATCAACATCACGTGAAGtcaacttcacctgagttttcaccataaATAAAAGCTGAAGTATATGGAAAAAGATGGTAAGGGGAAAAAAGGCTTTACATACTTGAGTTTCTTTCAACCGGTCGCCGGTCGATCCACTCTTTGAAAGACGCTCGCTCCCGGCAAGATCAATAAGATTCAGGATTCCTTGTACTTGTTGGTCAGTGCTCTATCACAATCAGGTGCATGTCAGTGTTTAAGACTGGAATATGAATCAAGGTTCAGATTACTATAAGAGAAGCATCATACCTCGTTAACACCGTATATTCGAAGCGTGAACACAAAATGACTCCTTGAAGATTGTTCATTCATCTGCGTTTTCCCCACAGATCTAAAAggaaacaatagaaatatagaaataGTTATCAATTCTGTTTTGTCCATGTTATAAGGAGTGGTTAAGTAAAAGGAATGAAGATCATTGTAAAACATGGCTATGAAATGGAAGAAGGAACCTTATGAACTAATTACCTGCTATTTGCAGCTTGGTTCAAAAGAAAAGCAACCTCTTTTACACTTTGAACATCCACCACTGTAAGATCAGAGACATGTGTGTTTTTGTTTGCatcatgtttgattgcatattgcTTTCCACTTCCAGGAGTACCATTTTCTACTCGAGCTGCATCCGATGACTTGTTTGTAGATAACAGATCGCGAATCGTTTCATTGTATATTTCCAACATTGATACCTATAAAAGAGTTTCGAAATAAAAACTTAGACATCAAACATAAGTGAAGAAACTGAAAAGAAAATACTGGattagtatattttgtatatAACCTGAAGTTCATATTTCCAGCCTTGGGCTTGCAGAGCCTGTCTTGTTTGGAAAATTTGTTCTAGCGAGCGAGGTATCAAGCCCTTTTCCTCAGGCTGTCCAGGCCTGCCCATCATTGTATAGGTTTTTCCCGACCCGGTTTGACCATAGGCAAAAATGCAAACCTGGAAAAGTATATGTTCATTGATCATACTCCAAAGAATCAACAGTTCTAATTGCTAAAGTTGTATGCATCCAAGCAAGAACACAGAAATTACCTTATAACCATCAAGAGCACTTTGCACCAGCTGCGAAATTTCAATAAAAACTTCCTCTTGTGATGCATCAGGTGCGAAAACTTTATCGAATGTAAAAGAATGCTTTTGGCCTAATTAAAAAAAGAAGCAACATATATAACACAACTAAACAAAGCATGCAAGAATAAGAAGAGAAACAACTTCGATGACAGCACCACGAGCCATACCACTTTGAGTAAGTTCAATGCCTCGACCGGCAGCTTCCATGGATGTGGGATAAGATATAATCTTTCCTTCTGTGCTACAACCTTCATCCGGTAACAAAGGACGAACTCTACAGAAGACGCGGATATTCCCTTTAAGTTCCTGTTAAAATGAAGTGGAGGGATTAAAATTTAACAAGGTAAAGTCTGGACTTTAGACTTTCTTATTATTGTTTTGGCCAAGTATATTACCAAAATAGTATTGTGTAATGATTTCCGCAGCTTCTCCCCTTCTATAACTTTATATTCTGCATCGGCCAAGCGTCTTTGTAACTCATTTACAAGTTTTTGTTGGCCTTCAAATTCTATTCTTGTCTCAATTGCAGATATATCAGAAACCTgataaggagaagaaaaagaacatCATATCATAAGTCTGAAACTTTTACCATGTTCATTGAAAACTATGCCTCATTACCTGCAGTTTCTTCTCTGCAGTTTCTAGCTGCTCTTGTAATGCCTTTATCTTGCTATCTTGCAAGGTACATTTCACCTGCACAGGAAAATCAAACACCTCATGGCTATATAGCAGCTCCGAGTTGTGATATTTATGAAAACAAAAATAGGATATAAAACCGACCTCCAGTTCGCTTGCTTTTATAGTCAAGTTCCCCAGTTCAGAGCCTGACTTCTCTGAAGAATCTTTGAATTTTGCTAATTCAGTAGTCAAAGTTTGCACTTGAGATAACTGGCGGTCACGATCATCTCTTACCTGTTGCAATTCTCCTCGAAGAGTTGTAACTTCAATAGTCAAAGCATCCTTCTGTTTTGTAGTCTCTTCTTGAGAAgactaaaaagaaaaaatggaactTTATAAGGTACAGATCGCATGTTAAGTGAAACATATCAAGAATTTCATGAAAGATACTAGTAACGAATCTAGAATCCACATTACTTATGGTTAAGATTTAGAAAAACAGCACAAACTTGCAAAAAATAATTATGACATAACTTCTctttagagacaaaaaaaaaaaaaaaaactcccatTTGATCATATGTTGCTAAGTTATGCATGTGGTAATGGTTGGGAATGTGCATGCTCACAATGAGGAACAAAAATGCAGGACCAACAATGAGCATATGGTCCGGTCAATCAAAAACATAAAAGATATTTCAAAATCTAACATAGCCTAGCTATTATAGAAGTATCATGTGCATCTAAACTACAATGGATACATCTTAAGGTTCTTCCTTAGAATCTGTTTCATCAATAAAAGTTGCAATTTGCACATTTCTGTGCTTACGAAAAGAGTTGTTGCCATGTTGGTATTGGTTAAGAATCCATGGATTTCTGTTTTACCTACTTGAGTTCTGCATTGAAATAGTTCACACACCAAAAGAAAACTCACCATAGACAAAGTAAGTTGGCCCTTTAACATTGTGAGGCTCTCCACTACAGTAGCCTTCTCTTTCTCTACACGCTTAAGTTCTTCTTCAGCTGTAGAAAGCTCTGAGTGAAGCTTTCCATTGTACTGCTGTAAGCTTGTTATGTAATCTTGTAACCGCTTATACATCTCATTGAGTGATGATATCTGCAGAATTCCATTGATGAAGACATTTAGTTACACAAATAATTCTTGACATCTCTAGGAATAATTCATAAGAATTGAAGTTCTTATTTGATTGTGATTGTAATTTTACTTTACCTTCTGATTTGAGCTTTCGAGCTCTCGCTGAGCTCTGCTGAGGTCTTCTGTTAGTGCAGTCTGAGACCTCTCAAGGTTAATCCGAGCCTCTTTCTCTTGAACAAGAGATTCCGTTGCCGCCTTGGGTTTACAAAGAGAATAAAAAGTATAAGTTTGAGATTGAAAAATGTCCCTTGCAATTTTGCATAATACAATTCAATCTTGAAATTCCACTGAGATGAAAAATCTAACTTACTGATCTTTCTGTTTCTTCCTTTATTAACTTCTCTTGCAAAGAAGTGCAATTCCTTCTCATTTCCACAATAATTGAATTcagttcttcttccttgattttAAGCAGCAACTCTGTAGTTAAATGAATCTAACCACTTAAGTACACAATTTAGTGAGGATTTTTCAAAAGGAAAAATGGAAGAAAATTGAAACACAATCTTTACCTATCTCCATGCATTTTTGCTGGGCTAATTCCAATGAACTCTTCAATTTTTCTTGCTCTAATGAGTAGCTTATCTCAAGGTCTTGGAACCATCTTATGCAAACCTTAAGCCTCTTTATATAATCTGCCATATTTTCACATCTTTCCTAAAAATTTCCCAAATTTAGTGTTAATACACGATGATGGTTACCAAAACAACTAAGAATCTTGGTTCCATCTTTGGTCTCAAACTCAAATAATTAACCAAAACAAGCATTGGGCTTAAAACAACAAGATCTTAACTAACCTTATAATTGAATCTGTCTTTCCTTTTGGACTTTTCATTTAGCAAGGCTTCAACATCCTCTCTAGTGAACTCTATAACACCATAATCTGACCCAGCATTGCTAGGTGGATCACTACTAGGGCCATGTTGTTGATCATTT
This region of Arachis hypogaea cultivar Tifrunner chromosome 8, arahy.Tifrunner.gnm2.J5K5, whole genome shotgun sequence genomic DNA includes:
- the LOC112708422 gene encoding uncharacterized protein, with protein sequence MDRTSYPCSCGRNPSMCYAFIAACESRLRVEEIIHKPENQRNLVELDVDDLVKSVKDFDDVFWALQYMGTVGVRSRPLSPTGDEIPGSEWTGRFKIKGIRRIPTTKIDEVKSYIQEHCGVLVTFPINQDFYSRSVAMPYERDRSTADLGFHNVCLVGFEDRKRTWMFQNSFGANWGDEGYGKIRYDRVVQYVVPIFMDEEILPSYDNVQLPNDPAPHPVASTSSSSCDAEQHQTRRRFGRRH
- the LOC112707263 gene encoding kinesin-like protein KIN-14N; amino-acid sequence: MVGTPINGRARPAFAVVNGGNDQQHGPSSDPPSNAGSDYGVIEFTREDVEALLNEKSKRKDRFNYKERCENMADYIKRLKVCIRWFQDLEISYSLEQEKLKSSLELAQQKCMEIELLLKIKEEELNSIIVEMRRNCTSLQEKLIKEETERSAATESLVQEKEARINLERSQTALTEDLSRAQRELESSNQKISSLNEMYKRLQDYITSLQQYNGKLHSELSTAEEELKRVEKEKATVVESLTMLKGQLTLSMSSQEETTKQKDALTIEVTTLRGELQQVRDDRDRQLSQVQTLTTELAKFKDSSEKSGSELGNLTIKASELEVKCTLQDSKIKALQEQLETAEKKLQVSDISAIETRIEFEGQQKLVNELQRRLADAEYKVIEGEKLRKSLHNTILELKGNIRVFCRVRPLLPDEGCSTEGKIISYPTSMEAAGRGIELTQSGQKHSFTFDKVFAPDASQEEVFIEISQLVQSALDGYKVCIFAYGQTGSGKTYTMMGRPGQPEEKGLIPRSLEQIFQTRQALQAQGWKYELQVSMLEIYNETIRDLLSTNKSSDAARVENGTPGSGKQYAIKHDANKNTHVSDLTVVDVQSVKEVAFLLNQAANSRSVGKTQMNEQSSRSHFVFTLRIYGVNESTDQQVQGILNLIDLAGSERLSKSGSTGDRLKETQAINKSLSSLSDVIFALAKKDDHIPFRNSKLTYLLQPCLGGDSKTLMFVNISPDQSSTGESLCSLRFASRVNACEIGTPRRHINGRTFDSRLTYC